The Chanos chanos chromosome 3, fChaCha1.1, whole genome shotgun sequence genome segment GTTGCAGACCTCCGAGGGAATTATAGATCCTACATGGACTTCGCAGGAATCAGAGGAAAGTCAGGGATGTTCAGCACAAACCTTACTGTCCATACACTAATGCACTCTTCCTACTTATTGCACATTACAGGCCATCAGGAGCAATTTTGCCCTCTGTGTAATAACCAAGTGAAAGATGACAGCTCTGATTGCATCTGGTCCATTATCTCGATTTGTGTTAAAGTGCTTAagtgaatacatttaaaaaaacaaaaaaaaaaacaaaaacaaaccaaaaaaaaaaaagcacaaacaaaaataaatacaacgCAACAAAATGGTGTGTTTGGCCAAACGAATTTGCTGTTTTAGcgtcacatttaaaacattagaTTTAGTGCAGTTTAAAGACGCTGCCTGTTTGAAGCTCTGTCATCATTTTACCCGCCATcagtcagaaaatgaaaacgtATTAACACAGAGGGACTGCTGAACATGGTGCTTCTGCAGAACTGTAATTCTCTCCTTGACCTGTAACTGACACAACCTACTTAAGCATAAACAGTGTTGTAGACACATAATAtccaaacacataacacataacagAACAAACTGTGCGCTTCCCGGAACGTACATATGACTTGGCCCTGGAGTGGCCTCAATTTCATGGGCCATTTCTGACATTTGTGCGTTAATATTTCACATTGAGGGACATGGGTTAAGGAGCTATGACCAAGCATCAGTATTTCCAAGGGAACAGGTAGAGCTATGGTATCTAAAGtgcttcattttattttattgctacTGATCTGGGGCCAGTGAGGGCCTGTTAAGACCCTTAGCTGATGGATTTGAGCTTCGTCCACGGGTTAGTGCCGCGCACTTCCATGGGCGGCTCATTGTAAAAGATGTGGTTACACAGATCCTCCAGCGGGGGCTCCGGGTCAGACGTAGCAAACTGAGCTGCTTCCTCAACCTCCTTACGAATCTCCACATCCATCTCCTGTTTGGGGCAGAGAAAGGACAGTAGTTCCCATTGACTTTAGCAAAGCTGTGTTTTGgcattgtcaaaaaaaaaagaagaagagaaggctGAGTTTAAAGGGTTAGTGAGTAAGAATTTCCAGTCAGCACCTGGCTTTTGACCAGAGTAGGTCCGGTTATTGAGTAGTGCCTCAAGCATTATGAATTATGCAtgtagattaaaaaagaaaaaagaaaaaagaaaaagaaagaaagattcaaACCTTGATCTCCTCCACACTGGCCATGTTGGTGCTGATCATGCGGTCCTTCAGCATGGAGATGGGGTCACTCTTACTGCGCACCTCCTGGATCTCCTCACGTGTGCGGTAACTGCcggaaaaaaaaatacgtaACGATGAGGGTGAATTCTGAGTATATGGGGGAGGTCAGAAATGAACCTAAATTTGTGAATCTACTCTACTGCACTGAAAGAGCGAAAGCCaagggtggtgggggtgggggggggcgtatAAGGAACTGAAGatgtggaaaaatgaaagagtgaagagtgaAAGGGCTAGGTCTCTATGAGAGCATCACTGGATGCACCATGGAGGAGGAGCAACTGCCacgaggaggagggggggggggggtgggtgggggggaaAGGTCAAACATCAACCTCACCTAACCCCGGGATCGCTCATGCTGTGCCCATGGTAACGATAGGTCTGGAGTTCCATAAGAATGGGACCCTGAAGCAAACGGGCCGAGATCAGGTCAACAACAGGCCCCATCGCTCACGCAGACTGACGCACCTGTCACtttcaaagccttttttttttttttttttaaatccgcTTCCCTAATCTACTGTCTCTACTTTCTGCTGAGCTTTCACGCTCTTGCTGGTACTATATTGACCAGTGAGCAATATCTAACCCCTTCCCTTCCCAGTCAGCGCTTACCTTCCCAGATCTGCAATAGTCTGCTGCAAACTTGGTGGCTTCTCTTACACAAAGCACATCCATTCCATCGACCTAAAGACAGGTAAAACATCAATCTCCCTATAGGCacggagaggggaaaaaaaatctatgaaattataaacacagtaatttatatatgtgtgtgtttctcttaccCTGAGGCCAGGTATGAAGTCTCCTCTCTTATAATAGTCTGTGCTGGCAGAAGCCCTCTCCACTGAGGTGCCCATGCCGTATTTGTTATTTTCACAGATGAAAATACAGGGCAGCTTCCACAGTGCGGCCATGTTGAAGGACTCAAAGATCTGACcctgagtgggagagagagagagtcaatgcCACAATAATGTGTAACAATTAAGAAAAACACTAAACTGGCACCTATGCATCAGGTAGTTCCTTAAGGACTGTACTGAATATGAATGGTTTGGATTCTCCATGTCTTGGGAGATGCTTTGGACAAAAGTGTctggtaaatgaataaatgtataatgtaatgtaaaagtAACTCTGAAAGGGGTTTACCTGGTTAGCTGCTCCGTCTCCATACAGTGTAACACAAATCTGGTTATTGCCCTGATACTGGCAGGCAAGGGCCACACCTGCCCCAAGGGGAACCTGGGCAGCACAAGATAGAAGACAACTGTAACATAATGCCTACATTTGTATCGTTTGTTAAATGTAACAAGACAACAAAGGAGAAagaacactactgtaacagagtgCACTCATTGTATTGTTTATTAAAGGTAATAAAGATATGAATAGAGGACAATGCATCTTACCTGAGCTCCAACAATTCCATTTCCTCCGTAAAAGTGCTTTGCATACATGTGCATAGAGCCGCCCTTTCCTTTGGCCACGCCACCCTTTCGGcctggaggaggtgagagacaaacaaaaataaataaat includes the following:
- the pdha1b gene encoding pyruvate dehydrogenase E1 subunit alpha 1b isoform X3; the protein is MQNMLTILTSVFRGSLSKNGAQTVSEGSKVVVSARTYADFTPQASFDIKKCELHRLEQGPPGEAVLTREDGLRYYRAMQTMRRMELKADQLYKQKIIRGFCHLYDGQEACAVGIEAGVNPTDHLITAYRAHGYTYTRGISVKEILAELTGRKGGVAKGKGGSMHMYAKHFYGGNGIVGAQVPLGAGVALACQYQGNNQICVTLYGDGAANQGQIFESFNMAALWKLPCIFICENNKYGMGTSVERASASTDYYKRGDFIPGLRVDGMDVLCVREATKFAADYCRSGKGPILMELQTYRYHGHSMSDPGVSYRTREEIQEVRSKSDPISMLKDRMISTNMASVEEIKEMDVEIRKEVEEAAQFATSDPEPPLEDLCNHIFYNEPPMEVRGTNPWTKLKSIS
- the pdha1b gene encoding pyruvate dehydrogenase E1 subunit alpha 1b isoform X1, producing MQNMLTILTSVFRGSLSKNGSKVVVSARTYADFTPQASFDIKKCELHRLEQGPPGEAVLTREDGLRYYRAMQTMRRMELKADQLYKQKIIRGFCHLYDGQEACAVGIEAGVNPTDHLITAYRAHGYTYTRGISVKEILAELTGRKGGVAKGKGGSMHMYAKHFYGGNGIVGAQVPLGAGVALACQYQGNNQICVTLYGDGAANQGQIFESFNMAALWKLPCIFICENNKYGMGTSVERASASTDYYKRGDFIPGLRVDGMDVLCVREATKFAADYCRSGKGPILMELQTYRYHGHSMSDPGVSYRTREEIQEVRSKSDPISMLKDRMISTNMASVEEIKEMDVEIRKEVEEAAQFATSDPEPPLEDLCNHIFYNEPPMEVRGTNPWTKLKSIS
- the pdha1b gene encoding pyruvate dehydrogenase E1 subunit alpha 1b isoform X2 codes for the protein MQNMLTILTSVFRGSLSKNVRISFKVVVSARTYADFTPQASFDIKKCELHRLEQGPPGEAVLTREDGLRYYRAMQTMRRMELKADQLYKQKIIRGFCHLYDGQEACAVGIEAGVNPTDHLITAYRAHGYTYTRGISVKEILAELTGRKGGVAKGKGGSMHMYAKHFYGGNGIVGAQVPLGAGVALACQYQGNNQICVTLYGDGAANQGQIFESFNMAALWKLPCIFICENNKYGMGTSVERASASTDYYKRGDFIPGLRVDGMDVLCVREATKFAADYCRSGKGPILMELQTYRYHGHSMSDPGVSYRTREEIQEVRSKSDPISMLKDRMISTNMASVEEIKEMDVEIRKEVEEAAQFATSDPEPPLEDLCNHIFYNEPPMEVRGTNPWTKLKSIS